One genomic segment of Pseudonocardia sp. T1-2H includes these proteins:
- a CDS encoding alpha/beta hydrolase codes for MIARSLRIRALRLALRLLFGLPHPIKRLLAGPAVRLEDQLLDLDLQLLIRAGDLLARSGPAGDAAMAEQRRQADEAAELAAEGLFDDVVIRDFTVPGADGSVPARLYVPPGLDGRSGLLVYYHGGGFVLGSIASADPLCRLLAAQAGVRVLSVEYRLAPEHPYPAALDDAIAAYRYAAERAEWLGADPDLIAVGGDSAGANLALVVAHQQALSRGRVPSFVVALYPATDAGRTGGSRISFGRGFGITTDYLTELEQMYLPDGVPADDARGAILRADDLSAMPPVYLSTAGFDPLRDEGEELAERLREAGVPVVARRFAGLLHGYASFTAISRAAHDATFDAASALRAALALVGSLREQRQRQSA; via the coding sequence GTGATCGCGCGCTCCCTGCGGATCCGAGCCCTGAGACTCGCGTTGCGCCTGCTCTTCGGCCTGCCGCACCCGATCAAACGGCTCCTGGCGGGGCCGGCCGTGCGGTTGGAGGACCAACTGCTGGACCTGGACCTGCAGCTGCTCATCAGGGCCGGCGACCTGCTCGCGCGCAGCGGCCCGGCGGGTGACGCCGCGATGGCCGAGCAGCGCAGACAGGCGGACGAGGCGGCCGAGCTGGCCGCCGAGGGGCTCTTCGACGACGTCGTCATCCGGGACTTCACGGTCCCCGGCGCGGACGGCTCGGTGCCGGCCCGGCTCTACGTCCCGCCCGGCCTCGACGGGCGGTCCGGCCTGCTCGTCTACTACCACGGCGGGGGTTTCGTGCTGGGCAGCATCGCCTCGGCCGATCCGCTCTGCCGGCTGCTCGCGGCGCAGGCCGGGGTCCGGGTGCTGTCGGTGGAGTACCGGCTCGCGCCCGAGCACCCGTACCCGGCCGCCCTCGACGACGCCATCGCGGCGTACCGGTATGCGGCGGAACGCGCCGAGTGGCTGGGCGCGGACCCGGACCTGATCGCGGTCGGCGGGGACAGCGCGGGGGCGAACCTCGCGCTGGTCGTCGCGCACCAGCAGGCGCTGAGCCGCGGCCGCGTGCCCTCGTTCGTCGTCGCCTTGTACCCGGCGACGGACGCCGGGCGCACGGGTGGCTCGCGGATCAGCTTCGGTCGCGGTTTCGGGATCACCACGGACTACCTGACCGAGCTCGAGCAGATGTACCTGCCGGACGGCGTCCCCGCCGACGACGCACGCGGCGCGATCCTGCGGGCGGACGACCTGTCGGCCATGCCGCCGGTGTACCTGTCGACGGCCGGTTTCGACCCGTTGCGCGACGAGGGCGAGGAGCTGGCCGAACGGCTGCGCGAGGCGGGCGTCCCGGTCGTCGCGCGGCGGTTCGCCGGGCTCCTGCACGGCTACGCCAGCTTCACCGCGATCAGCCGCGCCGCCCACGACGCCACGTTCGACGCCGCCAGCGCGCTGCGGGCCGCCCTGGCACTCGTCGGCAGCCTCCGGGAGCAGAGGCAGCGGCAGAGCGCCTGA
- a CDS encoding GGDEF domain-containing protein, translating to MPVRPNASTSMQVAAHLLPARAFDTACELVVRHLSDVAPMGMWAVTRIASGRQIVLATDGDAYPITHGAEVDYAGSMCQWMVSGTAPRIAPDVSAVPEYAAAATHAPIEISSYIGTPIVQPDGELFGTVCGFDPHRKPVSLTEHGPLLDLLSSLLSAVLESDLRATAIARELEQARREAEVDALTGLLNRRGWDRYLRQEEQRFRRFGDPACVVVLDLDHLKSVNDTQGHEAGDRHIRRAATVLAGTVRKGDVLARLGGDEFGIVAVGATPEQAGELVARAERAMATAGVAGSFGHAPYSVVTGFPGAWQAADEAMYEQKRRRRGDGARHGSDRTAPARPVPDQGRPGRHRRA from the coding sequence ATGCCCGTGAGGCCGAACGCGAGCACGTCGATGCAGGTGGCGGCCCACCTGCTGCCGGCGCGCGCGTTCGACACGGCCTGCGAACTCGTCGTCCGTCACCTCTCCGACGTCGCCCCGATGGGGATGTGGGCGGTCACCCGGATCGCGAGCGGACGGCAGATCGTCCTCGCGACCGACGGCGACGCGTACCCGATCACGCACGGCGCGGAGGTCGACTACGCCGGCTCGATGTGCCAGTGGATGGTCTCGGGCACGGCTCCGCGGATCGCGCCGGACGTCTCCGCCGTCCCGGAGTACGCGGCGGCCGCCACCCACGCCCCGATCGAGATCAGCTCCTACATCGGCACGCCGATCGTCCAGCCCGACGGCGAGCTGTTCGGCACGGTCTGCGGCTTCGACCCGCACCGCAAGCCGGTCTCGCTGACCGAGCACGGGCCGCTGCTGGACCTGCTCTCCAGCCTGTTGTCCGCGGTGCTCGAGTCCGACCTGCGCGCCACCGCGATCGCCCGCGAGCTCGAGCAGGCCCGGCGCGAGGCCGAGGTCGACGCGCTGACCGGGCTGTTGAACCGCCGCGGCTGGGACCGGTACCTGCGGCAGGAGGAGCAGCGGTTCCGCCGCTTCGGCGACCCCGCGTGCGTCGTGGTGCTGGACCTCGACCACCTGAAGAGCGTCAACGACACCCAGGGGCACGAGGCCGGGGACCGCCACATCCGGCGCGCCGCCACCGTGCTGGCCGGGACGGTCCGCAAGGGCGACGTCCTGGCCCGGCTCGGCGGCGACGAGTTCGGCATCGTCGCCGTCGGCGCGACGCCCGAGCAGGCCGGCGAGCTGGTGGCCCGCGCCGAGCGCGCGATGGCGACGGCCGGCGTGGCGGGCTCGTTCGGGCACGCCCCGTACAGCGTCGTCACCGGCTTCCCCGGCGCCTGGCAGGCCGCGGACGAGGCGATGTACGAGCAGAAACGGCGACGGCGGGGCGACGGTGCGCGGCACGGCTCGGACCGGACGGCCCCCGCTCGCCCGGTGCCGGACCAGGGCCGGCCGGGCCGGCACCGGCGGGCGTAG